A single window of Rhizophagus irregularis chromosome 32, complete sequence DNA harbors:
- a CDS encoding uncharacterized protein (SECRETED:cutsite_LLA-SY; SECRETED:prob_0.2485); SECRETED:SignalP(1-14), which yields MRILFACAFIELLASYDNANHYSYLLNFGLALFFQQDIKHVGLTQNKESKMTTSNSNNILSLNCIIPGDEFEDIFTLEISEDKLVNQLKPMIRKWWPNRFQHIDPSKLILYKVLDVNIALGLIEPLKKEKEGNKNYGQRLHPLDKICIHFNNDQETYPDSIKPKENRVSIVVCPPDNS from the exons ATGAGAATTCTATTTGCATGTGCCTTCATAGAACTCTTGGCATCATACGACAATGCTAATCACTATTCTTATCTCCTTAACTTCGGCTTGGCGCTCTTTTTCCAGCAAGATATAAAGCATGTAGGA CTAACGCAAAATAAG GAAAGCAAGATGACTACCAGCaacagtaataatattttaagccTTAATTGCATTATTCCTGGTGATGAATTCGAAGATATTTTCACGTTAGAGATATCTGAAGATAAGCTGGTCAACCAGCTCAAACCAATGATCAGAAAGTGGTGGCCAAACCGATTCCAACATATCGATCCAAGTAAACTTATTCTCTACAAAGTACTTGATGTGAACATTGCTTTAGGTTTAATCGAACCCCTAAAAAAGGAGAAGGAGGGTAATAAGAATTATGGACAACGCTTGCATCCATTGGATAAGATCtgtatacattttaataaCGATCAAGAAACATATCCCGATAGCATTAAACCAAAAGAAAATAGAGTCAGCATCGTTGTATGCCCCCCTGATAATagttag